ACCAGCTCAACCATTCATCGAAGCCCTCACCGGTCTTGCAGGAGACGGCAAATGTGGTCAGGCCGGGATTGAGCATTTCAACGCCCTTGCGGAAATAATCCATATCGAAGTCGATGTAGGGCAGGAGATCGGTCTTATTGATGATCAACACTTCCAAACCCCGGTAGATATTGGGATATTTATAGGGTTTATCGTCGCCCTCGGGAATGCTGGCGATCACAACCTTGCTGTGTGCGCCCAGTTCGAAAGCAGCGGGGCAGATCAGGTTGCCAACGTTTTCAATGATCACTAAATCCAGAGGTGTGAGGTTCATCTGGTCGATGGCGTTTTCCAGCATGACCGCGTCCAGGTGGCAGTCGCCGCCGGTGTTGATCTGGATGGCAGGCATCCCAGCAGCATTGATCTTATCGGAATCTATGGTCACGGGAGCGGTGTCGCCTTCGATCACACCGATCTGAACACCATCAGCCATTAAGCCTTCAATGGTCTTGATGATGAAGCTGGTTTTGCCAGCGCCGGGGGAGGCCATCAGGTTGATGGCATAAACGCCAGCGTCATCAAACTTCTGGCGGTTTGCTTTGGCCAAACGATCATTGGCATTGAGTATCTTTTCTACGATTTTTATTCTGTTTTCGCTCATTTTTATCTCTGCACTTCTATGCTCTCTAAGTTAAATTCATCACCAGAGATCACACGGATTCTGGCGCTGCCACACCGGGGGCAAGGCGATAGCTCATCATCGAGCGTATATTTGTGATCACAATCCAAACAAATCAATTCTGCCGGGATCCTTTTGAAATGTAGGGTGGCTCCTTCGCATAGGGTACCCTTGCTGATGAAATCCCAATAGAACTGGACTGAATCGTCTACTATGCTGGATAGTTTACCAATCACCAGAAAAATATCGGTGACTTTTTTGGCCCGTGCCTTTTCACCGTGCTTGCAGGCAATCTCCAGCACACTTTCGGTTACAGATAGTTCGTGCATTAGTCTATTATAATACTTTTATGATAAAAATAGTGGTTTTAGGAATGTTGCCCAGGAGCAGGCGGTCATTTGCCCTGATCCGAGATTAGTTCCAGAAGATGCAGCTTATGATTCAGATAGCGTGATGCCACAATATTGGCTAACCGGCGCATGAAAATGAAGCCAAGCTCACAATCTGATTCGCAAAGTTCCATCAGAGATTCTGCGGTGAAACTGAGGGCAGCTGTGTATTCCAAGACCCGGGCAGTGCTGGTTTTTTGGCGGACCATTGGAGTCAGGCTGGACCATCCAATGACATCCAGTGATTCAGCCACAAAAATGGGTAGGATTCCATGCCCTGGCACGAAACTTTCGAGCAGGACTTTCCCTTCCAGCAAGATATAAAAGATTGGATGTTGTTCACCTTCGGAGAAGATGATATCCCCAGCATTAAATGAGCATAAGTTAGCGATTCCCGAGAGCCTGGTTATGCTTTCAGGATCAAGCTCAAGAAACCAGGGGATTGATTTTATTGTTGATGTAATATCTGCCTGATTGAGCATTTGGACCTTTATTGATATATCATTGAGATTTCCAGCCGCTAGCTATCCATTAACAATACTTCTGACGGGCTAATTTTGACATTGTATTATGTCATTTTGCCCAAGTGACAACAGTCACGCGCATTTATTTATGATTTATCCAGTCCCAAAGGCGGTCAATTGCCTGAGAGGCCAGGGCTTCAGTCTGTGGACTGAGCGCTCGTTCGAACTGGAAGTGATAACCGCGCACGGAAACCAGGATGGTTTCCGGCATGTGATCATAGATGGACGCGCCGATGGAGAGCACCGTGCTGGGGGACATATGGTGGGTGAGTGGAGATTTCTCGAATTCAGGCTGCAGAACTGTCCATGAAATTTCGTCCGCAACATCAGCTGTGTGAGCATCCACAAAGCACAATCGTTTGTAATGAGATATCGTCTCTGCCAGTTCCGGGTAGATCTGCAGGATGAACATTAGATCAACCTGGTCGGTTTCGACTTCCACGATCTCGCCTGGGTCTTCAGGGACGGTCTTGCCCAGCTTTTCAGCGAGGTTCTTGAGGATATGCCAACCCACGCCGTCGTCCTGGCGGTCAGCATTTCCTATGCCTATGATGAGTGTATCTGCCTGCATAATGTTAATCCTGCTTTTTGCGTTAGAAAAAACGATCCCCTTCTTCAATTCAATCCAATAAGAAGGGGATCAATGAATAGTCTTGCTCGTTCAGCCTAGTCGCGTTGCAATGTCTGTGTGACCTTGCCTTTGGCATCGAAAACGTCAACGGTGATCGGCATCTGACCAATCGCATGGGTGGAGCAGGAGAGGCAGGGGTCATAGGCCCGAATAGCAGCCTCAACCCGGTTCAGCATGCCTTCCTGGACTTCAGGACCCTTGACATAGGTCTTTGCCACGGAATCAACGGCTTCGCTCATCGCCCAGTTGTTGTGCCCGGTGGAAACGATCAGGTTGACCTTTTCTAACTGGCCATTGGGGTTGACCCAATATTGGTGGAACAGGGTGCCACGGGGAGCTTCAATCACACCCACGGCCATTTCTTTC
This Chloroflexota bacterium DNA region includes the following protein-coding sequences:
- a CDS encoding hydrogenase maturation protease, with the translated sequence MQADTLIIGIGNADRQDDGVGWHILKNLAEKLGKTVPEDPGEIVEVETDQVDLMFILQIYPELAETISHYKRLCFVDAHTADVADEISWTVLQPEFEKSPLTHHMSPSTVLSIGASIYDHMPETILVSVRGYHFQFERALSPQTEALASQAIDRLWDWINHK
- the hypA gene encoding hydrogenase maturation nickel metallochaperone HypA, with product MHELSVTESVLEIACKHGEKARAKKVTDIFLVIGKLSSIVDDSVQFYWDFISKGTLCEGATLHFKRIPAELICLDCDHKYTLDDELSPCPRCGSARIRVISGDEFNLESIEVQR
- the hypB gene encoding hydrogenase nickel incorporation protein HypB; this encodes MSENRIKIVEKILNANDRLAKANRQKFDDAGVYAINLMASPGAGKTSFIIKTIEGLMADGVQIGVIEGDTAPVTIDSDKINAAGMPAIQINTGGDCHLDAVMLENAIDQMNLTPLDLVIIENVGNLICPAAFELGAHSKVVIASIPEGDDKPYKYPNIYRGLEVLIINKTDLLPYIDFDMDYFRKGVEMLNPGLTTFAVSCKTGEGFDEWLSWLKAKISK
- a CDS encoding cyclic nucleotide-binding domain-containing protein — protein: MLNQADITSTIKSIPWFLELDPESITRLSGIANLCSFNAGDIIFSEGEQHPIFYILLEGKVLLESFVPGHGILPIFVAESLDVIGWSSLTPMVRQKTSTARVLEYTAALSFTAESLMELCESDCELGFIFMRRLANIVASRYLNHKLHLLELISDQGK